From Penaeus chinensis breed Huanghai No. 1 chromosome 29, ASM1920278v2, whole genome shotgun sequence:
TTACAGCGTCCTTTGGTGAGGAACCTGTTTACCGTATTAAATGTACAAGGAAAATGCTCTCGAGTTACTATACTGAATTTTGCAAAGTCATACGGGTATCTATCAACTATTTATATCTGGTCCTATCAAAGCCTCTTTTGCTTTATATGTTATATTCACGAAATCCTTCCTCCTGGCAGGTTTCAGCAGTGGGCGTCGTCCTGATGTGCTGCTGCGCCTCGGCTCAGCACCAGTACGGCTCGGGGGGCATCGTCCAGGGCGGCGGAGGAAGGTTCAACTCAGGATCCGGAGGCTTTGTCGGGGGAGGAGGCAGCGGCAGCTCTGTTGTCAGAATTCCCATCACTGCCTCGGGGGTTATTCCCAATTACGCTGTTAATCCCAACCGGCCAGTGAGTTACAACGTCGTTCCCATCCCGAAGGTGGCCATGCACACTCTGCCTTCTACCGGCCCTGTTGGAGGCCTTCATGTTGGAGGTGGCCGTGTTGGAGGTGGCCAGTTTGGAGGTGGCCAGTTTGGAGGCGGTCGTGTTGGAGGTGGTCGTGTTGGTGGCACCTATggttagaaaaaacaaacaaacaaactaatcgcGAACTGAGATATTGAGCTTTGATTTCAATTGGCTATGTTTTTGATTTTCTGTAAAGAACTGAATAAAATTGGCGAAAAATATGCGATTTCATAatgacattatctatctatttattgatctatatgtttgtctatcaatcaatctatctatctggcagccccctccccttctctctcccccccccctctctctctctctctctccctctctctctctatgtatatatatacatatcaacctatttatctatctttttgtcaatcagtctctccctttctccttctcccctccccctctgtccctccctccctctctctctctctctctctctctcgccctccctcaccccctccccctctgtctctctctctctctctctctatttctctctccctccttccctcccacctctctctctctctctctctccctccttccctcccacctctctctctctctctctctctctctctctctctctctccttttcttaataTGTTTCCTCGGgcctataataatatcaataacatcaaacgCAAAAATATTCCTCGTACATAATATACACAGGATATAAGGCAGAATTTCCAACAAATATAGAACAAAGACAATTATTTTTTAACATATTCTATGACTGCTCTTTTTcagctacattatatatattgttcttattatcattataatcataattaacattatcatcatcataatcaatattatcactatcacatcatcatcgtcattatcatcattattactaatactattcttcttct
This genomic window contains:
- the LOC125040286 gene encoding ctenidin-3-like, whose translation is MFLQRPLVSAVGVVLMCCCASAQHQYGSGGIVQGGGGRFNSGSGGFVGGGGSGSSVVRIPITASGVIPNYAVNPNRPVSYNVVPIPKVAMHTLPSTGPVGGLHVGGGRVGGGQFGGGQFGGGRVGGGRVGGTYG